DNA sequence from the Methanomicrobia archaeon genome:
CTATGGCTTCTAAACCAATCGCGAAAATAGTTTATTTCTATACTGTAATTTTTAACCAAAAAAGCATAGGTATTTAAGTGAAAAAAGCTTACTATATAATTAGAGAGGTGAAAAAAGATGAAAATTATAGCGGATAAAAAGGTGGTGAAAAAATCTTTGATACGATGTATAGAAACTGGACTGTCAACTTGTTGGGTGTTGAACATGAAACCATCAGATCTAAATCATGTATTCTGGAAATATGGTCTGATGTTCCAACTCAATGATGGACTTGAAGACTTTTCAAAGGTCGAGACCTAACGTGTAATATTTAACCCCTAGCCCAGTTATAGGTGCAGAAGCGAATAGGCAGGCGGGACACCCGATGTGAGGTCCGATGTATAAGCGCGTAATCGTGGAGTCCCACCGAAGACATAGGGTAGGGGGAAGATTTCATGTCGATCTTACCGTACTTTGTTAGGAGTGGAGTCATGAGGAAAATGAAACTAAGGCAACTAGTTACGGAACTTGAAACTGGTGGAGAATACGAACAGGCAAAGCAGGTAAGAGAAACATGCAGAGGAAACAAAAGAATGGTGCCAAATTTGGCAAAATGGTGGGGAATTTGGAACCCGAGGTGAGAAACGATGGTGGAAGACTCTTTGATAAGATGTATAGACACGTATGGAATTAAAAGCTTTTCCTAACGTGTAAGATCTGGTCTGGGTAGGTAGGGGAACAGCGATAAAACGCAGCACGGAATAGCTGCGTTCATTTAGCTGTTTTGGTTCCGATTCCTTGGCTTGCTTGGATTATAAAACAAATCTGGCTTTGGTAACCTCGTGGTTTTGGCCAAAATGTATTGTATTATCCCTAAAAGATGAGGGAATGGTGTATTAATCTCCTATTCCCTATGCTTTTATCCAGGATCTTCAATCGTTTTTTCGTTCGTATTCCATATCCCGCAAACCCAGTGATTTAGGTATTATTCTCTCTACCTGGTTTACTGACAGAATCGGGTATGTCTTAAACTTTATGTATGGTGCGTACTTCAAATTCTCCACGGTGATCTCTTCTTCAGTTCCTTCACAGATGGCGTATCCGCCGAGTTCGCCACCAGCAAACATCCCCCAATCCAGAGTTATCCCCCGCTTTAAGTCCTCTTTGACCCTGTTCACCAGCATAGTCTGATGACGGATTTGCTCTTCAGGACTCTCAGACATTCTGTTCGTATCTATTTCCCAAAGTGTTAGAAACTTTGCCATTTTATATCACCCCCTTTCTTTATCCTCCTCTCATCCATCTTTCTCAGATAGATGGAATATCCACTTGTTAACAGCCAAATTGGGGTTTTCAGCTTTAAAATTTTTGGTACAACAAGTTTTCCATATTCTACTGCTTTGATGTTGAATTTTCAAAAACCATGCCTTTTCCTTCTTATCCTCTTCGACAAGGGGCAGGTTTACTAGTTCTGAGGATTTTACTGTCCTCAAAATAACCACACTTTCAAAACTCCCTCACCGCTTCTTTCCGGGCTGCTTCAGGTTTCTGGTTTGTCGCAGCCATTAATGCCAGTGCAAGAACAAAAATAGCCTGCTTGTGCTCTTTCATGCTACGCTGGATCTGAAGGGGGGAAATACTCAGCTCTTTGTACTTCGTGAATTCGCAGTCCAAGCCTTTCTCTTCACAATACTTCATAAAATAAGCCAATAACATATGGAGATGTACCAGTTCTGTTTTTTTCATTACACCCACGACCTTTTAATTTTTTTCGGTCCCTTTATCGGTCACCGAATTTACGCTCTCTTTTTTAGTTCATGATACACAAGAAAAAATCGCTTTTTTATGAGAAAAAGTCGCTTATTTCTCGTTACCACTCACTAACTACTATAGCATTTCCATATATATAAGTCACCCCACAAAAGCTAAAAACAGGCACTCATTTTTACCTGGGTCAAATCTTCCCCCGCCGGTTCTTCCATAGCAGATTCGGGGTATTAAAACAGCTAAAACAGCAGATCCAACCGTAGAAAAATAATCTAGAACCTCTGATAGCCGATAGGATACGTAATGAGGGTTTCCACTTCTTCAGGTGAAACAAACCCTTTATTTTTCATCCGAGAATGAATGACAGAATTTAGCAGCGCTAATCAGAACAGAACAAAACAAGACGGTGAAGCCCATAAGATTCTATTTACTGTGCCAAAAGCATTTGCGTCTTGGATGAGCGGTTGGCGTAGCTTCTTTCGGTTGCTATCTCTCCGTTGCCCTTAACCCTACTTTCTCGTTTTCTCCCTTTCTTCCTTCTATCTGCTCCTCTAACTCTTTTATTAGACCCCCGTTATCAAAATGTTCGAATTTTGATTCGCAATCCTCACACCAGAAGTCCTGTTCCGCTGCTACTTCAAATAAGACACAGTGACAGTGGCATTGGTAAAACTCCCCGCTTCTTTCGTATTCAAGTTTCTTTCTTAATATATTTAAATCGTCATCTGATTCTTTATCCATCATTTTCTTGACATTATCGCAATTAAAACTCCACAAATAGGTGATCCAGCCGCTATTATCATCACGTTCAGTCCTGTATACGGCCATTCTGTTATCGTATAACTTGTAGAGAACTTTTCTTACAGAAGTGAGTTTGATATCGTTTAGCTCTGCGATCTCGCTTTCGGTTATTTCACCCTCTGGGACATTTTTCATTATCTTCAGTCCATCTTCCCCCATCGTTTTCCTGAAATATTCCCTTACTAAAAAATCATCTGTTTCGAACATTTTGATAACTCTCCATAATAATAGTTATAACGTCTGAGTAGATAAACCTTCGCACTATTTTTATCGGTATTTTTTTTGAAAAAGCGTAATCAAAGCCTCTTTCGTAGGCGCTTTGGATTTTTGATTAGCGGTGTTTTCCACGGAAAAAGCAAATTTGCTTATATACTTTGAGTACATAGTATGACCTGGTGATGCAAAAATGTCTGATGACAACGTGATTTATATCGGAAATAAGCCAGTGATGAGTTATGTCCTGGCAGTAGTGACGCAGTTTAACACCGGCTTGGGTGATGAGGTATTAATCAAAGCGAGAGGCAGAGCGATCTCACGGGCTGTGGATACTGCAGAGGTAGTCCGGAATAAGTTCATGCAGGGAGTAGCCGTGAAGGACATAAAAATGGGAACAGAGCAGCTCGTAGGGGAAAACGGAGATAAGATGAACGTCTCTTCGTTGGAAATAACATTATTGAAAGCAAACGCGTAAAGGTATTAGAATGCCTATCCAAGGCTGTATATGAGAGGGTATAATCAATCAGCCTCTTCTTTTTTCTTTTTTTGATTGACTCTTAACAGGTGGAAACTACAGGAAATTTTGATTAACCACTCACGTTGTCTCCGTCTTTAGTACTTCCTGCTCTGGTCAAAACTCTCGTCAGCGTGCCTGGTTACTCTAAACGAGGTTATTACGAAAAGAAAAAAAGAAAGATCGGGCGAAGGAGAACGTACATTGATTAGAGGTAGTTCTTGTAAACGCCCTTGAGCGAGGTGACGGTGATCTTCCCGTCGGCGGAGTTAACAAAAGCGAGCAATATTCGCTCGTTGAAGAGGAAGAAATCATCGCCGCATTTCTCCCGTATCTCCTCTACGCTCTTACTATCAAAGTAAAGCCGCTTTCCCCGTTCGTTCCCGGCTTGCTGCACCGAAACGACAAGTTCGATAATATCCCCTCCATCGTGTCCTGCATCAGTCATTTTATCTCCTGCCCATTTTATCGCATCCGTACCCACTTCCATATCGCCACTCAGTTCTTCTTCATCGGCCATTTTATCTTATATTCCCCTCGCTATTCTGCTTAATATAGGTCTGTTCTTAAAATAGCAAGCGGTCTTAAAAGAGTAGCGCGCGCAAATACCGAAAGGTTTTTATAATGATGGCCGACATAGATACTGACACCGGTGACCCAAAAAGAGTAGATGCAGAAAGTGTCACCGAAAGAGGCGAAGAAGGAGGCGGAGGCGAGAGCGAGGAATGGGAAGTAAATTCGTTGGTGCGTTGAAATGTTTTGTTAAACGCCCGGTGGACACCGTACGGATCATGTTGAGTTTAGATCAGTACGACCCGCGAGCGGTCGCATCAATAAAGGAGCAGTGCCCTGACATAGACGTGGAGAAATTGGGTGTTCACGTCGGTATCTTCCTGGCGGTTCTCCTCCTTGCCTGCGGTGTGCTGGCATATGTACTGGCGCTGCTCTACGGCATGGGTATGGTTTAAACATCAACGTCTCCTGGCGCTGCGTGTTTTTTTTTAAAAAAAACTCGTACGGTGCGGTGCATAGCACACATTTAACACCGTTATTACAGGTTATTCGGGTGCGTGGCTCTATCTGGCACCGTATAATCCGCACTGGCCGTTTCTAAGAACTTCGAGAGCACGATCATGGTATAATAAAAGATCACCAGCGCGAAGAATCGGAGATCCTGAAAGATGTAATCCGCGGGCACAAAAAACACTTCGAAATACGCCACCAGGCCTACTAGGCTATACCAGCACAATCCATAGTAAACGAGCGCGTAAACGTTTATGGTGCTGAGCGCAAGGGCAATCCCCTGGACGACCTTGATCAGATCCGGCTTCTCGCGCGCTTTCACGGCCACTGCGCAGATATGACCGAAGAGAAACCAGCCGATGATGAGCTGAATAATATACTGGCACGTGCTCTCCCAGAAGGTTACCGTGTAATCGAAGCTTATGACGGTCCGCCATAGAAACGCGATTCCGATCATCACCAGTAACGTTCGGTCATCGGTGAGCACTTTGAATACTGACGTTCGCAGGCTTCTTTCGTGTAGCGTCGACCGTGCCAGTAGGAACCGGTACTCCTCGTGTATCTTCTCCAGGTACGTTGTCGACCATAGTATCGCGCAGTAAAACATCACGAACGTCACGTACCGTACATTTCGCAAAATGAGGTCCAGCGGTGGGAAAACTTCTACCTGCAGGAGCCCATATAACCTCATCCCGTAGTAAATCATCACATAACTATTGAGCACGAACAGGCTGAACCCGATCCCCTGGTAGATCTTATTCGAAATCGGCCAGCGTGTCGGCTTTTGGGACAGAGCATACACATACCCTAAGAGCGCCCAGCCCAGTATGAACAGAGAAATACCCGAGCAGCAACATTCCCACGGGGCTTCTATCTCGTCTTGGCTTACCACCGCTCGCCAAAAAACCGCTATTCCTATTAGTACTATTACTATCCGTTCGTCTCTTAGTACCTCGGATACGGCTTTACTCATCTTCCTCTTTAACTATCAACAAACACACGATAGATAAACCTCTCCTTAAGCGAAAAGGCTTACAAACCCTCTCCTTTCTCTTTAAAAAGAAAAGGGTTGATCGATCTATCTTTTTGGATATTCCGGGATTACGCCATGGATTCTTCTTTCTTAACCAGGAACTCACACTCCACTGCTGCCGTTTCTAACCACTTCGAGAGCACCAGTGTTGCACAATAAAAGATCACTAGCATGAAATATCGTATGTCTCTCCAGACATAATCCAGCGGTACTTCAGCCTCGCCTCCTATGACTATTAATCTATACCACCGCATCCCGTAGTAAACAAGAGCATAAATGTTTACAGCGAATAGAGCGAGTGCAATGCCATGGTAGATTTTTACCATGTTTGGTCTGCTTACCACTCGCGCGGCCAATGAACTCGTGTAACCAAAGAGAACCCAACCCATTATGAAGATGGCTATACCTGAGACCATACTTTCCCAAGGAGCTATCTGAAACTTTGATGGTCCAAGGCTTATGACCGCGCGCCAGAAGAACGCTATTGCTATTATCACGATCGCGGTCCGTTCATCAGTGAGCACTTTGAATAATGTTGTTCTCATAGCTCCTTTACGCGTCGTCGGCACTTCCTCGGTGAGCAGCATATAATTATCGTGCATCTTCTTCAGATACCGCGCAGCCCATATGAGACCGCAATAACAGAGCACTAACATCACATATCGTACATCTCTTAGGAGCCAATCCAGCGGCACAAGAGCTTCCTCCACCTCTCCAAGGCTTGCTAATCTATACCATCGCATCCCATAGTAAACCATCACATAAATGTTTAGTGCGCTCAGGCTCACCGCAAGCCCTTGAAACATCCGATTCGAGACCAACCATCCCGTCTCTTTCCGAGACATCCGGTACAGATAAGCGAAGAGAACCCAGCCAAATATGAAAAGTGAAATGCCTGAGATAACACTATCCGGCCAAAAATCAATCTTGCCATCAAGACTTATCACCGCCCGCCATACAATCGCTACAATGAGTATCGCGATTAATGTCCGTCCAGACATCATCACGTCACCAAAAGAATCTTTTGTGCCCATTTGTATCCAAACCCCCCCTATCTTTCGGCCACCACACCTTTCTGTGACACCATCTTCATCTTCTCTTTTTGGTTCACCAGTGTCGGGATGTACATTGCCCACGACCATATAAATATCTTTCGGTTTTTGTTTTCTCCTCTCTGAAACCCCAAGCTCTATTGCGAAACTCACCTATAGAATGAGAAACAAAAAGAAAACCATCTGAGTGCGGTGCCCATGAAGATAGATGTGCAGGTCATGGTGGGTGGTAATGTAATTCTCACGTTTGAGAGGGTAGATGTGGAGTTAACGAGGGAAGAAGCGGAAGAATTGAAGCTCCTTCTTGAGGACGCCTTTGAGCGAGGTGCGCGCGAACTTCTTCTTATTGAGGTAAGCAAAAGCATGTAAAATCTGTTCCGTCTATTCGGTGGATATTAAGAAGTGGTCATCGCGGCGTTTCTATCAACTCGTTCTCTTCTTCTCCCTCTTGCCTTTTATTCATCCTTTCCTTACCTTTTCGTTTACACCAGTCATCTGAAAAGGGCAACGTCATCAAACGATCGCGCGCTGTTCCTCCTCCCACTCTCTCTATACGTTTGCGACAAAAGAGACGGACCAACTGACGACCGACGTCTTTTTGCGAAACCTCTAAAAAGATGAAGCACATCTCTCTACGTATCAAAGGCAAAAAATAGTGATCGGATAATGGGAGGGAGGATGATAATGGAGCAGCCAAATGTAAAAGGATTGCTTATTTTGTCTTTCACAGCAGCCTGTGCCTTCTTAGCGTTTTATCTCAGTGTTATCAAAAATGTAACCGTTGTTTATCCCCATCTGTTCTACATCCCGATCATGTTAGCCGGCGTCTGGTATCGAAGGAAGGCTACTTACATCGCGCTCTTTCTCAGCGCTGTTTATATTCTCGTGACGTATCCGCTGTGGGTGCTTGATCCAGATCTTTCGGTAAGTGTTCTTGAACGAAGTGCTATCCTTATCGTGGTGGCGTACATTATCGGGTTTGTGAGCGAGAAAAGGGCACAAGCGGAAGCGGAGCTCAAAGAGACGAAGGATTATCTGGACGACGTTATCAAGAGTTCTGCGGATGCGATTGTAGTGGTAGATATGGAAGGCATTGTGCGATCCTGGAACAAAGCGGCAGAAGGCTACATGGGGTATACCGCAGCGGAGGTCATAGGAACACACAACAAGAAGTTCTTTGCGGATCCTGAAGAAGCAGAACGGATAATGGCGATCGTGCTGCGAGAGGGGGAACTGAAAAATCATAGAACCATCGTGCTGGCGAAAGATGACAAAACCGTCTACATCAACATGTCGGCGGCATTGTTGCGGGATAAAGAAGGTGTTCCGGTTGGCACGGTCCGGGTGAGCAGAGATATAACGAAAGAAGTGGAGTTGGAAGAGAAGATAAAAGAGCGGCGGAACAACTTGAATTTGATCTTTGAGAGCATGCCGGACGGCGTGTACATCGTCTCAAAGGATTATGAAGTGGAGTTCATGAACAAGGTTTTGATCGATGAGTTTGGCGATCGGGTCGGCGGCGTTTGTTACCAGGTATTTCATAACAGAGAAGCGCCCTGTCCGCGGTGCAAAACTACCGAGGTCCTGAATGGAGAGACGGTGCGGTGGGAGTGGCGCTCTCGGAGGAAGAACAAGACGTATGACCTCGTTGAGACGCCCCTGAAGAATATCAATGGCACGCTCTCGAAATTAACCATCTTTCGTGACATCAGTGAGCGGAAACGGATGGAGGAGGAGCTAAAGGAGGCTAAAGAGCAGTATATGGCGATCTTCGAGCACACACTCACCGCTTTGTGTGTCATTGAGGAGGATAAAACAATCTCGCTGGCCAACAAGGAATTTGAGAGCATGAGCGGGTATTCGAGGGAAGAGCTTGCGGGCAAAAACTGGACTGATTTCATTGAGGCGAGGGACTCTGAAAGGGTACGGAATTACTGTGATGAACGAAGAAAAGGCGGAGCAGAAGCATGCTGTCTTTTTACGTTTGTGAGCCGCGAGGGGGCACTCAAGTACGTGAATGCCCTGATAGAGCCGGTTCCGGGGGAGAACCGGTGTATTGCCTCAATGCTCGACATTACGGAGCTGAAGAAGAATGAAGAAACGCTGCAGGAGACCATTGAAAAACTTGCGGAGCTGGACAAGATGAAGCTGGAATTCCTGAACGTGGCGTCCCATGAGATGCGATCGCCACTGTCGCCAATTA
Encoded proteins:
- a CDS encoding UPF0058 family protein, whose product is MKKTELVHLHMLLAYFMKYCEEKGLDCEFTKYKELSISPLQIQRSMKEHKQAIFVLALALMAATNQKPEAARKEAVREF
- the albA gene encoding DNA-binding protein Alba, producing MSDDNVIYIGNKPVMSYVLAVVTQFNTGLGDEVLIKARGRAISRAVDTAEVVRNKFMQGVAVKDIKMGTEQLVGENGDKMNVSSLEITLLKANA
- a CDS encoding PAS domain S-box protein, whose translation is MIMEQPNVKGLLILSFTAACAFLAFYLSVIKNVTVVYPHLFYIPIMLAGVWYRRKATYIALFLSAVYILVTYPLWVLDPDLSVSVLERSAILIVVAYIIGFVSEKRAQAEAELKETKDYLDDVIKSSADAIVVVDMEGIVRSWNKAAEGYMGYTAAEVIGTHNKKFFADPEEAERIMAIVLREGELKNHRTIVLAKDDKTVYINMSAALLRDKEGVPVGTVRVSRDITKEVELEEKIKERRNNLNLIFESMPDGVYIVSKDYEVEFMNKVLIDEFGDRVGGVCYQVFHNREAPCPRCKTTEVLNGETVRWEWRSRRKNKTYDLVETPLKNINGTLSKLTIFRDISERKRMEEELKEAKEQYMAIFEHTLTALCVIEEDKTISLANKEFESMSGYSREELAGKNWTDFIEARDSERVRNYCDERRKGGAEACCLFTFVSREGALKYVNALIEPVPGENRCIASMLDITELKKNEETLQETIEKLAELDKMKLEFLNVASHEMRSPLSPIIGYASLLEPKLTGREREYIRRIEKCARELEEMINRMLELARIDGRRVELNLEEFSLPDVVRKVIKNLEPEAKAKSQKISLATPELKIQADKQKTAAIFTNLISNAIRYTGEGGRIDVMVEDRGEDIYACVADTGIGIPEEHLPKIFGRFYMVDTSLTRKSGSLGLGLSIVKEYVKLHGGRVWATSDLGHWSKFSFTMPKEQLTKGGE